A single region of the Bacteroides luhongzhouii genome encodes:
- a CDS encoding RNA polymerase sigma factor, whose translation MKSLTFRKDLIGVQDELLRFAYKLTTDREEANDLLQETSLKALDNEDKYTPDTNFKGWMYTIMRNIFINNYRKVVRDQTFVDQTENLYHLNLPQESGFESTERAYDLKEMHRVVNALPKEYRVPFAMHISGFKYREIAEKLNLPLGTVKSRIFFTRQKLQEELKDFR comes from the coding sequence ATGAAAAGTTTAACCTTCAGGAAAGATCTGATAGGAGTACAGGATGAATTACTCCGCTTCGCATACAAACTGACAACCGATCGTGAAGAAGCAAACGATTTGTTACAAGAAACCTCATTAAAAGCATTGGATAACGAAGACAAATATACCCCCGACACAAATTTTAAAGGATGGATGTATACTATAATGCGGAACATCTTTATTAATAATTACCGCAAAGTAGTGCGCGATCAGACTTTTGTCGATCAGACTGAAAACCTCTATCATCTGAATCTGCCACAAGAGTCAGGTTTTGAAAGTACAGAAAGAGCTTACGATTTAAAGGAAATGCACCGCGTAGTCAATGCTCTGCCTAAAGAATACAGAGTTCCATTTGCTATGCATATTTCAGGATTCAAGTACCGTGAGATCGCAGAAAAGTTGAATCTTCCGTTAGGTACTGTAAAAAGCCGCATATTCTTTACCCGTCAGAAATTACAGGAAGAGTTGAAGGACTTCCGCTAA
- a CDS encoding SWIM zinc finger family protein produces MTDTISYQYAAPSTLQRSADQDELFLAKYSEIEKKEAPCFFWGKLTQPYMTARCLIALSNVVQSSFNLTPAQLAMLKDPIVTAGNNRLRFEGFSNCAGVYARVDVLPDGHDGEFLENGTTNVDFNPGMISALGGIGRQENVVMSVGPKEVGLYNKGEKVIERKVPLPVKWIKGLTTVQIYQSVAEKVFSFNRIQTLQLFQTLPKSSVKCDYYLVMRGQKPAFSPVKSMNAICIGGLHRLRLLEPLLPFADELKVFVHPTMQSTIWQLYFGPVRFSLSLSRECWRGFSGEGAALESLLEDVPERWIEAMDKYSYANQQFNPTLFAIKEHIDLDKVDSLSARLAAMGLLGFDLDENSFFYRRLPFKTERILSLNPRMIAAEKLLKEEKVEIISNDGNRTEARVAGSGGVRHTVILDRENEKERCTCTWFSSNQGERGACKHILAVKKLAQWKN; encoded by the coding sequence ATGACTGATACTATTTCTTATCAATATGCAGCTCCTTCTACACTGCAACGGTCGGCCGATCAAGACGAACTGTTTCTTGCCAAATATAGCGAAATAGAAAAGAAAGAAGCTCCCTGTTTCTTTTGGGGAAAGCTGACACAACCTTATATGACGGCACGTTGCCTCATTGCATTATCCAACGTTGTGCAATCCAGTTTCAATCTGACACCAGCACAGCTTGCAATGCTGAAAGACCCAATTGTAACGGCTGGAAATAATCGTTTGCGCTTTGAAGGATTTTCTAATTGTGCAGGTGTATACGCCAGGGTCGATGTACTTCCTGATGGACACGACGGAGAATTCTTGGAAAACGGGACAACGAATGTAGATTTTAATCCCGGAATGATTTCTGCTTTAGGAGGAATAGGCAGACAGGAAAATGTAGTAATGTCGGTCGGTCCCAAAGAAGTGGGACTCTATAATAAAGGTGAGAAGGTGATAGAGCGAAAAGTACCTCTGCCCGTGAAATGGATAAAGGGGCTGACTACGGTGCAAATTTATCAATCCGTTGCCGAAAAGGTCTTTTCCTTCAATCGCATACAAACCCTGCAACTCTTCCAGACACTTCCGAAAAGTAGTGTGAAATGTGATTATTATTTAGTGATGCGTGGTCAAAAACCGGCCTTTTCACCGGTGAAAAGTATGAATGCCATCTGCATCGGAGGACTCCATCGTTTGCGCTTGCTCGAGCCTTTGCTTCCCTTTGCCGATGAGTTGAAAGTATTTGTGCATCCTACTATGCAATCTACTATCTGGCAACTTTATTTCGGTCCGGTCCGCTTCAGTCTTTCTCTTTCCCGCGAATGTTGGAGAGGATTTTCCGGAGAAGGTGCCGCACTGGAATCTCTGCTCGAAGACGTACCTGAAAGATGGATAGAGGCGATGGATAAATACAGTTACGCCAATCAACAGTTCAACCCCACTCTTTTTGCCATAAAAGAACATATTGACCTGGATAAGGTAGATTCTCTCTCGGCACGATTGGCAGCAATGGGGTTGCTGGGATTTGATTTGGATGAAAACAGTTTCTTCTACCGCCGTCTGCCTTTCAAAACCGAACGTATTTTGAGCCTCAATCCCCGAATGATAGCCGCTGAAAAGTTGCTGAAAGAAGAAAAAGTAGAAATCATTTCGAATGACGGTAACCGGACAGAAGCCCGTGTTGCAGGAAGCGGAGGAGTGAGGCATACCGTCATTCTGGACAGAGAGAACGAAAAAGAGCGTTGCACTTGCACCTGGTTTAGCAGCAATCAGGGAGAACGGGGAGCTTGCAAACATATTTTGGCAGTAAAGAAACTAGCGCAATGGAAGAACTAA
- a CDS encoding DUF6493 family protein: MEELKKELEKLSKAYVDTPENEEKILIPFIKRLLELPMKDRRKLLPLIRELQWIKGRFAGFSSETTCSPARAHFLSAVQFVCANKREVDMAYHVKFDMLCKLLPLYNPAWLTDFINDDKTWFNFDLNYEELMQLMDMGYLKEITPNRIAHVLPWITLIRKKGGKGDDTFNSELLLKRDITLKEHIWTLFEHESIIGYQDDCAKNAYKKGITTRDESISAALYRYSLDGHLDRERLLRTTLATFHRSFKKDMAGWFAKFFETLQPTTGELLSLQEEIMQTFTSSYTKPVNIMLQQLKSIADEEGFRYQEFIERATTLFFSSPKNSLLTIYSIFEKIVAQHSEMKEPCCITLCQLFLKKDESLQKKAANFISKYGDASSSNLQETLQSYQPEMFQSVQAILASFKPQSTEPHLAEEANATDTSTTEDILHTEGKNTERNSTDKSLLSEEPSLEAVRICREDNRIPFPANKEDFLFQLSRLFDMEENWEVETTIAAIIAFHPQLDKEDLNRMEPIFQRAANIVANSWEPYEDLLATFLLEYQRLWAQTDDPNTGVLRNIFTRLEEKLKGIDKNRGAYDERSFKRLADWQPGYSNATCFTPIKQLWLNVIRKIKERNTLPLLSTPTHTPAYLQATELIRRLAAYQEVGKKPCSWDFQLAIARCAMEDKEEAIVTARQLLQDEYLHLSLFLLDENTQPEPPYNHPTAWVAAGLVKAPETEFEAFKSFACNTLPHKHLTGDYEWKEVKPKENSYETDRRLLQLDFHKWHKYIERNSHQLWQEHLIINSKYNMDDSRYMEPLLCCYPNHPEPLIARIISCYMAFGTPQEDSKRTLACALRMLLSFHCPLKEMSLLLLSGSLLFVDKTVRSYAAELWVEGLSTGRINNHRVGEILARLISMELAPLKRFTTQVYESMYKRSAFHNRQLEELLTVFISGLPDKPVTGLKQLLELYLELLTINHSKVTNERLLQRLQEWATNSNLKKVTTSLNKL; encoded by the coding sequence ATGGAAGAACTAAAAAAAGAACTGGAGAAGTTATCCAAAGCTTATGTGGATACTCCGGAGAATGAAGAGAAGATATTAATCCCTTTTATCAAGAGATTATTGGAGTTGCCAATGAAGGACAGGCGGAAGTTGCTGCCGCTAATCCGGGAATTACAATGGATAAAAGGCAGGTTCGCTGGTTTCAGCAGTGAGACAACCTGTAGTCCGGCACGGGCACATTTTTTATCGGCAGTACAGTTTGTATGTGCCAACAAACGGGAGGTGGATATGGCATATCATGTGAAGTTTGATATGCTCTGCAAACTACTCCCACTTTACAACCCTGCCTGGCTGACAGACTTTATCAACGATGACAAAACATGGTTCAATTTCGATCTCAATTACGAAGAACTGATGCAGCTCATGGACATGGGATACCTCAAAGAAATTACGCCAAACCGCATAGCGCATGTACTCCCCTGGATTACCCTCATTAGAAAAAAGGGAGGCAAAGGAGACGATACTTTCAACAGTGAGCTATTACTCAAGCGGGATATTACACTGAAAGAGCACATCTGGACGCTTTTCGAACACGAATCAATCATCGGTTATCAGGATGACTGTGCCAAAAATGCTTATAAGAAAGGGATCACAACACGGGATGAAAGTATCAGTGCGGCCCTCTATCGCTATTCATTGGACGGTCATCTGGATAGAGAACGGCTACTAAGAACCACCCTCGCCACTTTTCACCGGAGCTTCAAAAAAGACATGGCAGGATGGTTTGCCAAATTCTTTGAAACGCTGCAACCGACCACCGGAGAATTGTTATCCTTACAGGAAGAGATCATGCAAACATTCACTTCTTCCTACACCAAACCGGTAAATATAATGTTGCAACAGTTGAAGAGCATTGCAGACGAAGAAGGATTCCGCTATCAGGAATTCATCGAACGGGCAACCACCCTTTTCTTCTCCAGTCCCAAGAACTCGCTATTAACCATTTACTCCATCTTTGAAAAGATCGTTGCGCAACATTCTGAGATGAAAGAGCCTTGTTGTATCACTCTCTGCCAACTATTTTTGAAGAAGGACGAAAGCCTGCAAAAGAAAGCTGCCAACTTTATTTCAAAGTATGGAGACGCCTCTTCGTCCAATCTCCAAGAAACACTACAGTCTTATCAACCGGAGATGTTTCAAAGTGTGCAAGCGATACTCGCATCTTTCAAGCCACAGTCTACAGAGCCACACCTTGCAGAAGAAGCAAATGCAACAGATACAAGTACGACAGAAGACATTCTTCATACAGAAGGAAAGAATACAGAAAGAAATAGTACTGATAAATCCCTCCTCTCCGAAGAGCCATCTCTGGAAGCCGTCCGCATTTGCCGGGAAGACAATCGTATTCCATTCCCTGCCAACAAAGAAGATTTCCTGTTCCAGCTTAGCCGTTTGTTCGACATGGAGGAGAACTGGGAGGTAGAAACAACGATTGCCGCTATCATTGCTTTCCATCCCCAACTGGATAAAGAAGACCTCAACCGGATGGAACCTATTTTCCAACGGGCAGCTAATATTGTTGCCAATAGTTGGGAACCATACGAAGATCTCCTTGCCACTTTCCTATTGGAATACCAACGCTTATGGGCACAGACAGACGACCCTAATACAGGAGTTTTGAGAAACATATTCACTCGGCTGGAAGAGAAACTGAAAGGAATAGATAAAAACAGAGGAGCTTACGACGAACGTTCCTTCAAACGACTTGCTGACTGGCAACCCGGTTATAGCAACGCAACCTGTTTCACCCCCATCAAGCAGTTATGGCTGAATGTGATCCGCAAAATAAAAGAAAGAAATACATTGCCATTGCTTTCTACTCCCACTCATACCCCGGCATACCTACAAGCCACCGAACTGATACGCCGGCTTGCCGCATATCAGGAAGTAGGAAAGAAACCCTGTTCGTGGGATTTCCAACTGGCTATTGCCCGTTGTGCCATGGAAGACAAAGAAGAAGCCATCGTCACCGCCCGGCAACTGTTGCAAGATGAGTATCTGCATCTCTCCCTGTTCTTATTAGACGAAAACACGCAACCCGAACCGCCCTACAACCATCCGACCGCTTGGGTAGCCGCCGGACTGGTAAAAGCACCGGAGACAGAATTTGAAGCATTCAAGTCTTTCGCCTGTAACACATTGCCACACAAGCATCTGACAGGAGACTACGAATGGAAAGAAGTGAAACCCAAAGAAAACTCATACGAAACGGACAGACGCCTGCTCCAACTTGATTTTCACAAATGGCACAAATATATCGAACGCAACAGCCATCAGCTATGGCAGGAACATCTGATTATTAACAGTAAATACAACATGGATGACTCCCGCTACATGGAACCTCTATTGTGTTGTTACCCTAACCACCCGGAACCGTTGATAGCCCGGATTATCTCCTGCTACATGGCGTTCGGCACTCCACAGGAAGACAGCAAACGTACTCTTGCCTGTGCCTTACGTATGTTATTGTCTTTCCATTGCCCGCTCAAAGAGATGAGTCTGCTCCTGTTAAGCGGTTCACTGCTTTTTGTAGACAAAACAGTCCGTTCCTATGCAGCAGAATTATGGGTGGAAGGACTCTCCACAGGGAGAATAAACAACCACCGGGTAGGAGAAATCCTGGCCCGGCTTATCAGCATGGAACTTGCTCCGTTAAAACGCTTCACCACACAAGTGTACGAAAGCATGTACAAACGAAGTGCTTTCCACAACCGCCAACTGGAAGAACTGCTCACTGTATTTATCAGCGGATTGCCCGACAAACCCGTCACCGGACTCAAACAACTGCTCGAACTCTATCTGGAACTATTGACCATCAACCACAGCAAGGTTACGAACGAACGACTCCTGCAACGCCTGCAAGAATGGGCAACGAACAGCAATCTGAAGAAAGTGACCACTTCACTCAACAAACTATAA
- a CDS encoding DUF6493 family protein — MTIEERLNEIVEKQQGDDIIPFLQGLTQEERKGLVPCLNKLEEYYSKFVQLNENTYGTRATSVQHRIINLTALVVYSLKEFRKYEWGINTEELNELIPWYIPSWLDSFFKEGESKEFDGFYGMNYEILMDWIEQGVLTITPSPQTIAKYLVNYLNNTDFLQKRVITLKEHIWYLFQHDCRQNWADSRTSGQPYFSFRYFVEHGQLDRMRVLRESLLAVNRKMNKNLCGWFAGMFTALNPSIEEQLALQPEIFAVLSAPHSRPVNTILGLLKGLCVHPQFRIEEFLNQTSVLFASDVKAVHQNTLAVLNKLAKERKEFRDTICCVAAQGLMSREESTQSKIVKLILTYGETESATLREALSVYTETMLTNTKKELKAYLENNESGHTSAYNEATPAHFGQPDNDSASFVYEPILPIIREDNRIQEIASPEDLIFLASQVLDVNEIYHFDLLLGALVQWDRQQEAKQISQWTPILQRAYKLLINGGSSRNGLLDQLMATFLLDYAKLLVKRFPKEAKELSDLHQKMVQKDELQKGKWGYRNLQKLTIRQKTNQKEKFPVHKQLLCRTLDLLESKEKPLPLLSTPTHIPMFIAPATLIKRLKQYQLANAEPDDMDMQTALSRVALDDSSQELPIILQDLKGEYQRLLSFLLGAEDALPQAPFTHPSWWMTAGLVKSPETIYSEFKDFSYSKGPREFLTGNFVWRTYLHTDSYIDYNKKKVEWTSAILNFDIPESKNSHIVNKDEYNERINYHSYDPHPLVVEMYPLIERYDDIQNDLPRLAWLTPNMPEPLLVWCIRSAIYYPMLNEVREIGITKATIEALHQLRHTWHETSYILEASCMLVADKTSRSYAAEIWIDRVGKGCIDSEHIGKILGSHQHTGWGPLKRLTDLIQQQMMNVSPLHNRELEKLIVAMLAELPEKPIKDLKKLLEIYAELLSINNSKAKDEQVLHLLDVWKGVANLKKTVANIQH; from the coding sequence ATGACCATAGAAGAACGCCTCAACGAAATAGTAGAAAAGCAACAGGGTGATGACATCATCCCCTTTCTGCAAGGACTTACACAGGAAGAGCGAAAGGGGCTTGTCCCCTGCCTGAACAAACTGGAAGAATACTACAGTAAATTCGTGCAACTTAACGAGAATACATACGGTACACGGGCAACTTCCGTACAGCATCGTATCATCAATCTTACCGCCCTCGTTGTCTATTCTCTGAAAGAATTCCGCAAATACGAATGGGGAATCAATACGGAGGAACTGAATGAATTGATCCCGTGGTACATTCCCTCCTGGCTCGATAGCTTCTTCAAAGAAGGTGAAAGCAAAGAATTCGACGGTTTCTACGGAATGAATTACGAGATCCTGATGGATTGGATAGAACAAGGAGTACTCACCATAACACCCTCTCCACAAACCATCGCGAAGTATCTGGTGAACTATCTGAACAATACAGATTTCCTGCAAAAACGGGTAATCACACTCAAAGAGCATATCTGGTATCTGTTCCAACATGACTGCAGACAAAACTGGGCAGACAGCCGTACGAGTGGACAACCTTATTTCTCTTTCAGATACTTCGTAGAACACGGACAGCTAGACCGTATGCGTGTATTAAGGGAATCTCTGCTCGCTGTCAACCGAAAAATGAACAAGAACTTATGCGGCTGGTTTGCAGGCATGTTTACCGCACTTAACCCCAGCATAGAAGAGCAACTCGCATTACAACCGGAAATATTCGCCGTCCTGTCTGCCCCTCACAGCCGCCCGGTTAATACCATACTCGGACTGCTGAAAGGCTTATGCGTTCATCCACAATTCCGGATCGAAGAGTTTCTGAATCAGACTTCCGTTCTTTTCGCTTCAGATGTGAAGGCAGTCCACCAAAACACATTGGCCGTACTTAACAAGCTGGCAAAAGAAAGAAAAGAATTTCGTGACACCATCTGTTGTGTTGCCGCACAAGGATTAATGAGCCGGGAAGAATCCACTCAAAGCAAGATAGTCAAACTGATCCTGACGTATGGAGAGACGGAATCCGCCACATTAAGAGAAGCACTCTCCGTATATACGGAAACAATGTTGACAAACACTAAAAAAGAGCTGAAGGCTTATCTGGAAAATAACGAATCCGGCCATACTTCTGCCTATAATGAAGCGACTCCCGCCCACTTCGGACAGCCCGATAACGATTCCGCCTCTTTCGTGTATGAGCCAATACTTCCCATTATCCGTGAGGACAACCGGATACAGGAAATCGCTTCTCCCGAAGACCTGATATTTCTTGCCAGCCAAGTGCTGGATGTGAACGAGATCTATCACTTCGACCTATTACTCGGTGCCTTAGTGCAATGGGACCGGCAACAGGAAGCGAAACAAATCTCACAATGGACACCCATCCTTCAACGCGCCTACAAACTACTGATAAACGGAGGAAGTTCACGAAACGGCCTATTAGACCAACTAATGGCAACTTTTCTCCTTGATTATGCAAAGCTACTGGTTAAACGCTTCCCTAAAGAAGCAAAAGAGCTAAGCGACTTACATCAGAAAATGGTACAGAAAGACGAACTGCAGAAAGGTAAATGGGGCTATCGAAATCTGCAGAAACTCACCATCCGTCAGAAAACAAACCAAAAAGAGAAATTCCCCGTTCACAAGCAGCTATTATGCCGCACACTAGACCTTTTGGAAAGCAAGGAGAAACCTTTACCCCTATTGTCCACTCCCACCCATATACCTATGTTTATTGCTCCGGCAACCCTGATAAAAAGATTAAAACAATATCAACTAGCAAACGCCGAGCCAGACGATATGGATATGCAAACGGCACTCTCGCGAGTGGCACTAGATGATTCATCGCAAGAACTCCCTATCATCCTTCAAGACTTAAAAGGAGAATACCAACGTTTACTTTCTTTCTTATTGGGAGCAGAAGACGCACTCCCTCAAGCCCCCTTCACCCATCCTTCCTGGTGGATGACAGCAGGACTCGTCAAGTCGCCGGAGACAATCTACTCCGAATTCAAAGATTTCTCTTATAGTAAAGGGCCACGTGAATTCCTGACCGGAAACTTTGTATGGAGAACTTATCTGCACACTGACTCGTATATCGATTACAACAAGAAAAAAGTAGAATGGACCTCCGCTATTCTTAATTTCGATATCCCGGAAAGCAAGAACTCTCATATCGTCAATAAAGACGAATATAATGAGAGAATCAATTACCATTCATACGATCCTCATCCGTTAGTGGTCGAAATGTACCCGCTGATAGAACGTTACGACGATATACAGAACGACTTGCCACGTTTGGCATGGTTAACTCCCAATATGCCTGAACCATTATTGGTATGGTGCATCCGCAGTGCCATATATTATCCGATGCTAAATGAGGTCAGGGAAATAGGCATCACCAAAGCCACCATCGAAGCGCTTCATCAGTTAAGACACACCTGGCATGAGACGTCTTACATACTGGAAGCCAGTTGTATGTTGGTAGCAGATAAGACTTCCCGTTCTTACGCCGCCGAAATCTGGATAGACCGTGTCGGCAAAGGATGTATAGACAGTGAACACATAGGTAAAATCTTAGGTTCACATCAACACACCGGCTGGGGACCGTTGAAAAGACTCACCGATCTGATACAGCAACAAATGATGAATGTCAGCCCCCTGCACAACCGGGAACTGGAGAAACTAATCGTGGCAATGCTGGCCGAACTTCCGGAAAAGCCGATAAAAGATTTAAAAAAGTTGTTGGAGATATATGCAGAACTGTTGTCAATCAACAACAGCAAAGCCAAAGATGAACAGGTTTTGCACCTGTTGGACGTTTGGAAAGGGGTCGCCAATCTGAAAAAAACAGTGGCTAATATCCAACATTAA
- a CDS encoding M15 family metallopeptidase: MIILKYSLTIFCLLLTGCSFFSDQKEKEGPTLTEYEYTPDDMQSGEECTTVSPPPPERSAMALYMDSLGLVNVTDLDSSLVVKLMYTQADNFTGEVLYDSLTEAYLHPDAAYALIEAQKALKELHPSYSLIIYDAARPMSVQKKMWNVVKGTSKYKYVSNPNRGGGLHNYGLAVDISIQDSLGQPLPMGTKVDHLGVEAHITNENELVHNGKMSETERQNRILLRKVMKEAGFRALPSEWWHFNFCSRDVARQKYKLIP; encoded by the coding sequence ATGATCATTCTAAAATATAGTTTAACCATCTTCTGTTTGCTGCTGACAGGATGCTCCTTCTTTTCCGACCAAAAGGAGAAGGAGGGTCCCACCCTGACGGAATACGAATATACACCGGACGATATGCAATCCGGCGAAGAATGTACCACCGTCTCACCGCCACCGCCAGAGCGAAGCGCAATGGCTCTCTATATGGACTCACTAGGACTTGTCAATGTAACCGATCTGGATAGTAGCCTCGTTGTCAAACTAATGTATACGCAGGCTGATAATTTCACGGGCGAAGTGCTTTACGATAGCCTAACGGAAGCCTATCTGCATCCGGATGCGGCATACGCTCTTATAGAAGCACAAAAAGCCTTGAAAGAGCTACATCCCTCTTATAGTCTTATCATTTACGATGCAGCCCGCCCCATGTCGGTACAAAAGAAAATGTGGAACGTAGTGAAAGGAACGTCCAAATATAAATATGTCTCCAACCCAAACCGTGGAGGCGGACTACATAACTACGGGCTGGCAGTAGACATCAGTATTCAAGACTCTTTAGGGCAGCCTTTACCTATGGGAACCAAAGTAGACCATTTGGGTGTGGAAGCTCACATCACAAACGAAAACGAACTGGTACATAACGGAAAAATGAGTGAAACAGAACGTCAGAACCGGATATTGCTGCGAAAAGTAATGAAAGAAGCCGGGTTCCGTGCATTACCCAGTGAATGGTGGCATTTCAATTTTTGCAGCCGGGATGTAGCCAGACAGAAATATAAGTTAATACCATAA
- a CDS encoding class I SAM-dependent methyltransferase, which produces MIQISPETLLFIREHSSEDVRALALQAKKYPDIDMPTAITQIAGKQVAAEKIPSWWAIEKIWYPKHLSLEQCSSEITARYKARLSQGDSLTDLTGGFGIDCSFLATGFKSATYVERQEELCEIAAHNFPILNLNHINVRNEDGVAYLQTMSPVDCIFLDPARRNEYGGKTVAISDCEPNVAELEDLLLSKANRVMIKLSPMLDLSVALKELKHTQEVHILSVNNECKELLILLGQTSPAEIAIHCVNLFTKRIQEEQHFVFTREQEQRSECTYTESLENYLYEPNASLLKAGAFRSIAAVYSVRKLHPNSHLYTSDTFIENFPGRIFRIVNHCSFNKKEVKENLADLKKANVTVRNFPATVAELRKRLHLTEGGDTYLFASTLNNGQKVIIRCEKV; this is translated from the coding sequence ATGATACAAATTTCCCCCGAAACTCTACTTTTCATCCGCGAACATTCATCGGAGGATGTACGCGCACTGGCTTTACAAGCTAAAAAGTATCCGGATATAGATATGCCGACTGCCATCACCCAAATTGCAGGAAAACAGGTTGCCGCCGAAAAGATTCCCTCATGGTGGGCAATAGAAAAGATATGGTATCCGAAACATCTGTCGCTAGAGCAATGCTCTTCTGAAATCACTGCCCGCTACAAAGCCCGTCTTTCGCAAGGAGATTCTCTGACCGACCTCACCGGAGGCTTCGGCATAGACTGTTCTTTTCTTGCCACCGGATTCAAGTCCGCCACTTATGTAGAACGTCAGGAAGAGCTTTGCGAAATAGCCGCACACAACTTTCCCATACTGAATCTAAACCATATAAACGTAAGAAATGAGGACGGAGTAGCCTATCTGCAAACAATGTCCCCCGTAGATTGTATCTTCCTCGACCCTGCCCGCCGCAATGAATACGGCGGAAAAACGGTCGCCATCTCCGACTGCGAACCGAACGTAGCCGAACTCGAAGATCTTCTGCTTAGCAAAGCCAACCGGGTAATGATAAAACTCTCTCCCATGCTCGATCTTTCAGTAGCACTGAAAGAGCTGAAACATACACAGGAAGTTCATATCCTATCCGTCAATAACGAATGTAAGGAACTGCTAATCCTACTCGGACAAACATCACCGGCAGAAATCGCCATTCATTGTGTAAACCTCTTCACGAAAAGGATTCAAGAAGAACAACACTTCGTATTCACCCGCGAACAAGAGCAGCGTAGCGAATGTACTTATACCGAATCTTTAGAAAATTACCTTTACGAGCCGAATGCATCTCTTCTAAAAGCCGGTGCCTTCCGCAGTATCGCCGCAGTCTACTCTGTCCGGAAACTGCATCCCAACAGTCATCTTTACACCTCCGATACTTTCATCGAAAACTTCCCCGGAAGAATCTTCCGGATTGTCAACCACTGTAGTTTCAATAAAAAAGAAGTAAAGGAAAATCTGGCAGATCTGAAAAAAGCAAATGTGACTGTCCGTAACTTCCCCGCCACAGTAGCCGAACTTCGCAAACGGCTCCATCTGACAGAAGGAGGAGATACCTACCTATTTGCCAGCACGTTAAATAATGGACAAAAAGTTATCATCCGCTGTGAGAAAGTCTGA